A single window of Bombus pascuorum chromosome 1, iyBomPasc1.1, whole genome shotgun sequence DNA harbors:
- the LOC132909053 gene encoding tubulin alpha-1 chain-like: MRECISVHVGQAGVQIGNACWELYCLEHGIQPDGQMPSDKTIGGGDDSFNTFFSETGAGKHVPRAVFIDLEPTVVDEVRTGTYRQLFHPEQLITGKEDAANNYARGHYTIGKEIVDLVLDRIRKLADQCTGLQGFLIFHSFGGGTGSGFTSLLMERLSVDYGKKSKLEFAIYPAPQVSTAVVEPYNSILTTHTTLEHSDCAFMVDNEAIYDICRRNLDIERPTYTNLNRLIGQIVSSITASLRFDGALNVDLTEFQTNLVPYPRIHFPLVTYAPVISAEKAYHEQLSVSEITNACFEPANQMVKCDPRHGKYMACCMLYRGDVVPKDVNAAIATIKTKRTIQFVDWCPTGFKVGINYQPPTVVPGGDLAKVQRAVCMLSNTTAIAEAWARLDHKFDLMYAKRAFVHWYVGEGMEEGEFSEAREDLAALEKDYEEVGMDSAEGEGEGAEEY, from the exons ATG CGTGAATGTATCTCAGTTCATGTTGGACAAGCTGGAGTCCAGATTGGTAATGCCTGCTGGGAATTGTATTGTCTGGAGCATGGCATCCAGCCTGATGGCCAAATGCCATCTGACAAAACCATTGGTGGGGGTGATGACAGTTTCAACACCTTCTTTAGTGAAACTGGTGCAGGGAAACATGTACCAAGAGCAGTCTTCATTGACTTAGAACCCACAGTAGTTG aTGAAGTACGTACTGGTACCTATCGTCAGCTGTTTCATCCAGAACAACTGATCACTGGCAAAGAAGATGCAGCCAATAACTACGCCCGTGGTCACTATACAAttggaaaagaaattgtaGACCTTGTCTTAGACAGAATTCGTAAATTGGCTGATCAATGTACTGGTCTTCAAggatttcttattttccactCCTTTGGAGGTGGCACTGGTTCTGGATTCACCTCTCTCTTGATGGAACGACTTTCCGTAGACTATGGCAAAAAATCGAAGCTGGAATTCGCAATCTATCCCGCTCCACAAGTTTCTACGGCAGTCGTTGAGCCATACAATTCAATTCTGACCACGCATACCACTCTTGAACATTCCGACTGCGCATTTATGGTTGACAATGAAGCCATCTACGATATTTGTCGCCGTAACTTAGACATTGAAAGACCTACTTACACTAATTTAAATCGATTGATCGGCCAAATTGTATCCTCCATCACAGCTTCTCTGCGATTCGACGGTGCACTGAACGTTGATTTGACTGAATTCCAAACAAATTTAGTACCTTATCCGAGGATTCATTTCCCTTTGGTAACGTACGCACCCGTCATCTCCGCAGAGAAGGCATATCACGAACAGCTCTCTGTATCAGAGATTACGAACGCGTGTTTCGAGCCAGCTAATCAGATGGTGAAATGCGATCCTCGCCATGGAAAATATATGGCCTGCTGTATGTTATACAGAGGCGATGTCGTACCCAAAGATGTAAATGCTGCGATTGCCACCATCAAAACAAAACGTACTATTCAATTTGTCGATTGGTGTCCAACTGGATTCAAAGTTGGTATCAACTACCAGCCTCCGACTGTGGTCCCTGGTGGTGATCTTGCTAAGGTACAGCGTGCCGTTTGCATGTTGTCAAACACGACTGCTATCGCGGAAGCCTGGGCCCGTCTTGACCATAAATTCGACCTTATGTACGCTAAACGTGCATTCGTTCATTGGTATGTCGGCGAAGGTATGGAAGAAGGTGAATTTTCCGAAGCTCGTGAAGATCTTGCGGCTCTTGAAAAAGACTACGAGGAAGTCGGCATGGATTCCGCCGAAGGTGAAGGAGAAGGTGCCGAAGAATACTAA